Genomic segment of Vibrio natriegens NBRC 15636 = ATCC 14048 = DSM 759:
GTAGCCAACTGCTGACGAAGCTCTTCATTAACGCTGGTGGATTAGACCGTTCACCTCGACCATGAACAATGACAACCGTGCGGATGTCCATTGATATACATTGTTTCAGGAATTTTACGACTTCATCACGTGCTTCTTTCAGAGTTTTTCTGTGCAAGTCTAAACGTGCCTGAATCGGGTACTTGCCTAAGCGTAGTTTGCGGTATACGCCGTCTTGCACACCATCACGTTTGAACTCGACAAAGTCGTCGGGCTTGAGCATTTCTGCATGTTCGAGAGAGAGATACTCTGGGTCGTCCTCTGTTAACCATATAGCCGCTTCTCGCTTAGCAAGGTGTGCATCGGTTACTTGGTGAACTTTCTTGTGCTCTGCGGTGTCTTGAGTGATTGGCTTTACATCACCCATCATTTGTTGGAACAACTCAAAATCGTCATCGTGAGACATAGTGGCGATCTCATAAAGAACAGGATAGGTACAGGTGATTATATCAATGAGATGAGGGAAAAGATCAATAAAAAACCGGAGTAGGCAAGTAACCGACTCCGGTGCAAAGCGTTTATAGGGCTAAGCGAGATCTAGTGAGGAGATTTATCGTTCATGATCTTGTACATGAAGAAACCGCCATAAAACAACATTAGACCGATCGCTCCGAAGATTACTATCATCGATGATAGACCTACTGCATTACCAAATAGGAGATCAAGCCAAAAGTCCATATGTTTCCTCCAAGATATTCCCGATAGACACAAATTAATTGTTGGTGTTTTTTCGCACACTGATCTGGATCAATTATGTTGCTGAGGTTAATAAACTGTATTTTATTGTGGGTTGTCAGTCACATTTTGCGTGCTTGTGTTCAGTTATTCACCAAACGGATTAAGACATTACGTTTTTTTAGAAAAAGCACTTGCGTCTCGGATCAGAATCCGTAATATACCACCTCGTTGACGGGGACAAGTCCTCAGTTAAACATCTCGGTGAATAGCGCAGCTTGGTAGCGCATCTGGTTTGGGACCAGAGGGTCGGGGGTTCGAATCCCTCTTCACCGACCACATTAAGAAAGCCTGCTTTTAAAGCAGGCTTTCGTCGTTTTAGAGTTCATAAAATTCATACTAACGGATTCGAACCAAAGCGGGGGTTCGCCTGAAGTTAGAATATGGCTCTTCACCGACCACTTTCTAAAAAAGGCTCTTTAGAAATATAGAGCTTTTTTGCATCTATAGTATGCATTATCTGAGGGTCGGGGTCTGGAAGCCCAGCCGCGTCGAATCCCTCTTCACCGACCATATTAAAAGAAGCCGCAGCAGAAATGTTGCGGCTTTTTGCATTGAGCTTACTGTATCTACATCTGTTGGATATTGCACTTTGCTTTGCGTGTATTACCAAGCGGTGTAATTTCAAAACCTCGCTCGGCCAGCAAATCAATTAGGTTATCTTTACCGACGAGATGCAGGCTACCAACAACAACGGTATAGCGGCCTTGCTTTTGCGGGAGTATGCTGCCGATGTCGAGCTTTTCTGCCCAGTCTTTATTACGTGCATACAAAAAGGCCTCATTGAACTCTTCTGTTGCTTTGTCAGTTAAAGAGGCTTCTTCCAACATGCTACCATCGCCACTTTTCCAGCTTTCAATCAGGCATTCGACGAGTTCTTCTCCTGCTTCATATTCATTGATGGATGACAGCAGCATTTCTTTACCTTCATCAGGCTGACCAGTAATTAAATCGATTTGAAACTGTACGGTTTCGAGTGAAATGACAGGAATGCCGTTTTTGTCGGCCAAGCCAATTAAGTGCATATCGACGCCTTCTGTTGAGACATACCCCAGTTTGTTCACTAAAGCGAGTTGGATGGTGAGAGCGGTATTCCATGGTGGGGCATTCAGCAGCTGAGTTTCTGGTATCTGCAAATCTTTTGCTATTTTGATCAGTTGTTGACGCTGCGTTTTGTTCAGTATCGTTTTGGTTCTCTTAGACACTGGCGGGTAAACAGCACCCTCATTACTTCTTACGTCCGCTTCAATGATCAGCCCCGAACTTTCGCTAAGGTGTTCCAGTAGGTTTTTAGGCAAGGGATACATGGTTTTATCCCCCACATGTACTGAGCCGATAATCATATATTCTGTCTCGCCTTTTTTGGCTAACCAATGTTGTGGCTCAGCGCTGGACGAAAAGGAAGTAAAAAGAACGAAAAACGATGATACAAAGGTCATTATGCGGAACATATTATTATCCTCGAACTGAATCCCGGATAACATTTTGTATCCAGCATCTTGAAAGCGCATCTGCACATCACTTTATACCGAAACTAGAGCAAGATGCCATATTGAGCATAGAACACGTTTTCAATAACTCGTGTGTATACGAGCCGTTTAATAGGGGGCAGATAGAATTGTCACGATAAACTCACCATTTTGCGACGTGCTATTTATTTTTATGCGTAAATTAAGTGTGATCGAAATCTAATTATTTCGCTCTGATAAAAAAGATTGGAGTGAAAGTTTAAATTAATAATGTGATCTTAATTGGTAAATCGTTCTGATTTATGTAGTTTGTTGTGATGTAGGTCGGATATGGATTTTTTGAAAGATTTTTCAGTCCAGTTGTAATTGACTGTATTTTATGGGTTTTATTTATTGTCTGGTTTCCCGTTTTGAACATGATCACCTTTTTAAAGGATTTATTTTTCATCAAAAATTAATTGTTTCAGTATTGCCTCCGCCCACTAAGGCAGATTCCAAATTTTGTTATGTAAAGGAACCTACGAGTCTGGAACCATCACATAACGTGAATAAATAAAGGCAGTAATTATGAAATACATTTTTGCACTGAGTGCTCTTTCTCTCGCTTTCGCGTCTAGCGCATTTGCTGGTTCTTCTTACGTAACAGGTAACGTTCAATTTCACGATGATGGCCGAATTCACGGCTCGGACGTGACTTCTACACTCGAAGCTGGTCATACTTTCGATAATTCATTTGGTGGCTTTACGGTTTACACTGAGTTTGATGGTATTCAACTTGGCAAACTAGAAAGTAAAAATGGTGGCGCAGGGAACATAACACCTTACATTACGGTAGGGGGTGAGCAGTCATTTAACATCACTGATCGTCTTTGGGTTGCAGCAGGTTACCAACACTTGTTCTCAGCGGGCGAAAACATTCAATACCGTCCACTGGTGAAAATTGGTTATAACTTCGATAACGGCATTTCTCTGAGCAACCGCACGCGTGCACACATTGATGCAACAGACGCAGATGCAGATACGGACTACCGCATGGATAACCGCATCGGTTACGTGATGAATGAAGATGTGACGCTAAGCTACAACAATGTATACATGATTGATGCCGATACAATGGACCACGAGTTCCGTGCGACATGGACTCGTAAAGGTGTTCAACCATACTTTGAACTTCGCTCTCAGGCTCATGGCGCAGAAAATGCGAATGGAGACAGCCTAGTGAACAACGCCTTTGTATTTGGTGCTTCTTACGGTTTCTAACGATTTCGTCTTAATTGTCCATTAAGTTGCTAAGAAAAAGCCCAGCATCTGTTTTAAGAGCTGGGCTTTATTTTATTTGTCGTTACCTTTGTGGTGACTAAAGGCCGAAACCTGTCCTTGTTCATTGAAAGCGTAAACGGTGTAACTGTCCTTTTTATCGCCATACTCCATACCTGGGGAGCCTACTGGCATTCCAGGAACCGTCAGACCTTTCGCATTCTTCGGTGGGTTTTCCAAGAAGGCTTTAATATCGGCTGCTGGCACGTGTCCTTCAAACAGATAACCGTTTATTTCTGCCGTATGGCAAGAGTAGAGCTGTTGGTTTTTCATGCCTAATTCGCGTTTGATGGCATTCATATCATCATGCAGTTTTTCTTCGACCGTAAAGCCGTTCTCTTCCATGTGTTTTGTCCAGTCACCACAACAGCCACAATATGGCGACTTGTGGTTAATGACATCGGCTGCCAATACATTGGCGGATACGGTCGCAAGCATTGCAAAAGTTACAAGTTTCAATTTCATAATACCCTCAGAAAGAAGTCGTCATTTTACTGAAAACAGTCGTAGTCGGTTTGCATTACTAACGACAGTAATTGAAGACAGTGCCATCGCTGCTCCTGCAACTACGGGACTGAGTAAAAAGCCAAATGCTGGGTAAAGTACACCTGCCGCAACAGGTATGCCCAACGAGTTATAAACAAAGGCACCAAACAAGTTTTGTTTCATGTTTTTAAGTGTAGCGCGCGACAACTCTATTGCGTGCACCACGGCCATTGGTGAAGTGTTGAGAATCGTCATTTGCGCACTTTCTATCGCGACATCACAGCCGCTTCCCATTGCAATGCCAAGGTTGGCAAGTGCAAGAGCAGGCGCATCGTTAATGCCGTCTCCGACCATCGCCACAATATGGCCTTTAGATTGAAGTTGCTCGATGTGCTGGGCTTTTTCATCTGGTAAAACTTGTGCAATCACTTCATCAATGCCGAGCTCTTTACCGATCGCATCAGCAACGTGCTGGTTATCACCCGTTAACATCACGGTTTTGATTCCCTGAGCTTTTAAAGCTGAAAGTGCTTCTTTAGCGTCTGACTTGATTGGATCGGCAATCGCGATCAGTCCGACTAACTCGTTATCCAGAGCCACAGCGACAGGCGTCCAAGCGTTTTTTGCACTCTCTTCTATCGCTTGTTTTAGGTTACTTGTGTCAATGTTCTCGGCTTGCATAAATTGCAAAGAACCGATCAGCAATGGTTTACCTTGGTAAGTCGCTAAGATGCCACGTCCACGGACGTTTTCGAATTTGTCTAACGTGACTTCTCGCGCGTCTTGTTGTTTCGCAAAATCACACACGGCTTTGGCAAGTGGATGCTCAGACTGACGCTCTGCCGAATAGGCCATAGCAAGCAGCTCATCTTGACTGGTCGCGTGAGTAAAAACTTGCTGAACCGATGGTTTTCCTTGTGTCAGCGTGCCGGTTTTATCGAAGACGACCGTATCGACTTTACTGGCTAACTGCAGTGCATCAGCATCTTTAATTAAGATGCCCAACTCGGCGGCTTTGCCTACGCCAACTGTGACGGAAAGAGGTGTAGCCAAGCCAAGTGCACAAGGGCAGGCGATGATGAGTACGGTTGTTGTCACCACGAGCATGTAGCTGGCTTTAGGCTCTGGACCTACTGCAAACCAAACCAACGCAGCAAGTAAGGCAATACCAACCACGACAGGTACAAATACCGCTGAGATTTGGTCGGCTAATTTGGCGATGGCTGGTTTACTGCTTTGAGCGGTTCTAACCATACGAATGATGCGCGCAAGCATCGTATTTGTACCAATGCCAGTGGCTTCGATAACCAAGCTACCGTCGGTGTTTAGCGTACCAGCAGAGACTTCTGCATCCAGCCCTTTTAGCACCGGGACAGGCTCTCCGGTTAGCATTGACTCGTCTATATAGGATTCGCCTTCGCGTACGGTGCCATCTACTGGCACTTTCTCGCCGGGCTTAATTCTTAATTTCATACCAAGCGTTATTTGCTCAATGCTGATGGTCTGATCGCCTTTCTCTGTAATAGCCGTCGCTTGTTGTGGTTGCAAGTTAATTAAAGCTTGTAATGAGCGAGTCGTGTTGGCCTTGGCTTTGGCTTCTATATAGTGACCGAGAGAAATCAAACCAACGATCATTGCACTTGCTTCAAAATAGACGTGACGTGATGCGAGCGGGAACCAGTTTGGGAAAACCACTACGAGCATGGAGTAGAACCAAGCAGCACCTGTGCCCAATGCAACCAGTGTATCCATGGTTGCGCGTTTGTGAGTCGCCGCTAACCAAGCGTTGCTGAAGAAGTGGCGACCAGCAGTTGCCAGAAGCAGCAAACATAAAAGACCGACCGCACCCCAAATGAACTGATCACTGGTGTGGCGAATCATCATGTTACCGCCAGCCACACCCCACAGCATTAAGGGAGCACCCACCACTAAGCCAGCAATGGCATCAAATTTAAAGCGTTTTTGCTGTGCCAATTGCTGCTGCGCTTGCTTTTCTTGTTGTGTTGCGGCGTCTTGTAGGATTTCCGCTTGGTATCCTGCTTGTTTTACTGACTCGACAATCGCTTGGTGTAAGTCTTCTGAATCCTGAATCGCGAACACT
This window contains:
- the smrA gene encoding DNA endonuclease SmrA produces the protein MSHDDDFELFQQMMGDVKPITQDTAEHKKVHQVTDAHLAKREAAIWLTEDDPEYLSLEHAEMLKPDDFVEFKRDGVQDGVYRKLRLGKYPIQARLDLHRKTLKEARDEVVKFLKQCISMDIRTVVIVHGRGERSNPPALMKSFVSSWLQQIKEVQCVHSAQRFHGGSGAVYVLLRKSADKKLENRERHQKRLG
- a CDS encoding DUF3149 domain-containing protein; amino-acid sequence: MDFWLDLLFGNAVGLSSMIVIFGAIGLMLFYGGFFMYKIMNDKSPH
- a CDS encoding TraB/GumN family protein — its product is MFRIMTFVSSFFVLFTSFSSSAEPQHWLAKKGETEYMIIGSVHVGDKTMYPLPKNLLEHLSESSGLIIEADVRSNEGAVYPPVSKRTKTILNKTQRQQLIKIAKDLQIPETQLLNAPPWNTALTIQLALVNKLGYVSTEGVDMHLIGLADKNGIPVISLETVQFQIDLITGQPDEGKEMLLSSINEYEAGEELVECLIESWKSGDGSMLEEASLTDKATEEFNEAFLYARNKDWAEKLDIGSILPQKQGRYTVVVGSLHLVGKDNLIDLLAERGFEITPLGNTRKAKCNIQQM
- a CDS encoding oligogalacturonate-specific porin KdgM family protein, yielding MKYIFALSALSLAFASSAFAGSSYVTGNVQFHDDGRIHGSDVTSTLEAGHTFDNSFGGFTVYTEFDGIQLGKLESKNGGAGNITPYITVGGEQSFNITDRLWVAAGYQHLFSAGENIQYRPLVKIGYNFDNGISLSNRTRAHIDATDADADTDYRMDNRIGYVMNEDVTLSYNNVYMIDADTMDHEFRATWTRKGVQPYFELRSQAHGAENANGDSLVNNAFVFGASYGF
- a CDS encoding DUF411 domain-containing protein, whose protein sequence is MKLKLVTFAMLATVSANVLAADVINHKSPYCGCCGDWTKHMEENGFTVEEKLHDDMNAIKRELGMKNQQLYSCHTAEINGYLFEGHVPAADIKAFLENPPKNAKGLTVPGMPVGSPGMEYGDKKDSYTVYAFNEQGQVSAFSHHKGNDK
- a CDS encoding heavy metal translocating P-type ATPase, whose protein sequence is MNQFVVPLSGLNCMGCARKVEKTLHANHSVEILNLSPTSVEVKTDASLNEIVESIESLGYQAGHAYDFNLSRLSCGGCVRKLSTLLESNADVISFEASTTQLNIRTLLSEQQVIDLVASLGYTASKEVITGTESTEVKSAEPEDETQPAQSEAPDKPLEDIPPASSTQLQMLIQGMTCASCVSSVEKALTKVEGVEKAQVNLAEQSALVFAIQDSEDLHQAIVESVKQAGYQAEILQDAATQQEKQAQQQLAQQKRFKFDAIAGLVVGAPLMLWGVAGGNMMIRHTSDQFIWGAVGLLCLLLLATAGRHFFSNAWLAATHKRATMDTLVALGTGAAWFYSMLVVVFPNWFPLASRHVYFEASAMIVGLISLGHYIEAKAKANTTRSLQALINLQPQQATAITEKGDQTISIEQITLGMKLRIKPGEKVPVDGTVREGESYIDESMLTGEPVPVLKGLDAEVSAGTLNTDGSLVIEATGIGTNTMLARIIRMVRTAQSSKPAIAKLADQISAVFVPVVVGIALLAALVWFAVGPEPKASYMLVVTTTVLIIACPCALGLATPLSVTVGVGKAAELGILIKDADALQLASKVDTVVFDKTGTLTQGKPSVQQVFTHATSQDELLAMAYSAERQSEHPLAKAVCDFAKQQDAREVTLDKFENVRGRGILATYQGKPLLIGSLQFMQAENIDTSNLKQAIEESAKNAWTPVAVALDNELVGLIAIADPIKSDAKEALSALKAQGIKTVMLTGDNQHVADAIGKELGIDEVIAQVLPDEKAQHIEQLQSKGHIVAMVGDGINDAPALALANLGIAMGSGCDVAIESAQMTILNTSPMAVVHAIELSRATLKNMKQNLFGAFVYNSLGIPVAAGVLYPAFGFLLSPVVAGAAMALSSITVVSNANRLRLFSVK